ACCGAGGCCGGATCCCCGCACGAGTACGGGCCGCCGTTCGCCTTCTTCCTGACGACCGAGGGTGGCGTCGAGCACGCCCCGGTCGCCGCGGTCCGGGTGCTCTCCGACGTGCGCACGGCGGCCGGCATCGGCATCGGCTCGACGCGCGCCGAGGTCGAGGCCGCGTATCCGACGCCCACGGCCACCATCAACCACTTCGACATCTCGACCGTGTACGTCCTCGAGGAGGGCGATCGCCGGATCTCGATCGAGGTCGCCGAGGAGGACACCGGCGGGTACTGGCCGCCCGAGCAGGCCGGCCGGGTTCTGTTCATGTGGGCGGGATCCACCGAGCACGAGGCCGGTGGCATCGCCGGCGGCGACGGCGGCGGGCCCTGCCCGGTCTGATCGAGTCAGGGACCACCCCGACCCGCCCCCGACTCGTCCCCGAGTCTCCCCCGAATCCGCCCCGAGGATGACGTCGTTTCCGCGCCGACGCCCCTACGCTCGACAACGGAGCGACGCTCACGGTTTCCGAAACGTTGGGATGCCCGACCGCCTCGCTCCTGATTGCATCGAAGGGGCCGCGTCGCCGTGACGCGGCCATCGGCACGTCGGAAATGGGGGCACGCGTGGGCGTTGCACGCAGGTGGATCTTCCCGATCATCTGGATGGTCATCTTCGCGGTGATCGGAGCCGCGCTCGTGAAGCTCGCGTTCTTCGCCGAGGCGAGCGAGGAGAGCGCACCGGAGTTCCCCACGGGAGCGATTGCCGAGCCCACGGTGTCCGTCGAGCGGGGAACCATCCACAACGACGTCACGGTCGACGGAACCATCGCGGCCGACGCGGCGATCCCCGGACGCGCCGCGATCTCCGGCGAGGTCCGGAAGGTGTCGGCCGCCCCCGGCCAGTGGGTGGACGCCGGAGCCGAGCTCGCCCAGATCCGGGGGATGAACGACGACGGCACCAACAAGTGGTCGATCCTCAAGGCGCCCGCCTCGGGCACCCTCAGCAGCTTCGAGCTCATCGTCGGCCAGCAGGTCGGCGTGGGGGAGACGATCGTCGAGGTCGCCCCGCCCACCTTCTCGGTCGTCGCGAGCATCGCGCCCGCGCAGCAGTACCGGCTCACCACCCAGCCGACCGAG
The Protaetiibacter larvae DNA segment above includes these coding regions:
- a CDS encoding efflux RND transporter periplasmic adaptor subunit, which encodes MGVARRWIFPIIWMVIFAVIGAALVKLAFFAEASEESAPEFPTGAIAEPTVSVERGTIHNDVTVDGTIAADAAIPGRAAISGEVRKVSAAPGQWVDAGAELAQIRGMNDDGTNKWSILKAPASGTLSSFELIVGQQVGVGETIVEVAPPTFSVVASIAPAQQYRLTTQPTEAEVAITGGPAPFTCTGLTITAAPPPSSTASGADPGAGSTAVATVRCAVPSDVKVFAGLAAKVTIAGGVAEDVLVVPTTAVEGGSGTGVVYVSSATGEPETREVTLGISDGTLVEVASGLDEGDTVLQFVPGAPADTQNGAFVGVGG